The proteins below come from a single Cololabis saira isolate AMF1-May2022 chromosome 2, fColSai1.1, whole genome shotgun sequence genomic window:
- the anp32a gene encoding acidic leucine-rich nuclear phosphoprotein 32 family member A isoform X1, whose product MDMKKRIHLELRNRTPSDVKELVLDNCRSNEGKIEGLTDEFEELEFLSTINVGLTTVAHLPKLKKLKKLELSDNRISGGLEVLAEKCPNLTHLNLSGNKIKDLSTIGPLKELAALKSLDLFNCEVTNLNEYRDNVFKLLPQLTYLDGYDKDDKEAPDSDGEVYAEGLDDEEEDEDDVDEEDYDEDVPPGDEEEEGEEEDEDENEEEDDDDLSGEEEEEEDLNDKEVDDDDEEEERGQKRKRELDEEGEEDEDD is encoded by the exons ATGGACATGAAGAAGAGGATCCATCTAGAGTTGCGGAACCGCACTCCGTCGGAC GTCAAAGAACTTGTGCTGGACAACTGTCGCTCAAATGAAGGCAAGATTGAAGGCTTGACAGATGAATTTGAGGAGCTGGAATTCCTGAGCACAATCAATGTAGGTCTCACGACAGTTGCCCACTTGCCGAAGCTAAAGAAACTCAAAAAG CTTGAACTCAGCGATAACAGGATCTCGGGAGGGCTGGAGGTTCTAGCGGAGAAATGTCCCAACCTCACACATCTCAACCTCAGCGGCAACAAAATAAAAGACCTCAGCACAATAGGACCACTG AAAGAACTGGCGGCCCTGAAAAGCTTAGATCTGTTTAACTGTGAAGTGACAAACCTGAACGAATACAGAGACAACGTGTTCAAGTTATTACCACAGCTCACGTACCTGGATGGATACGACAAAGACGACAAAGAGGCACCTGATTCTGACGGCGAGGTTTATGCAGAAGGCTtggatgatgaagaggaggatgaagatg ATGTAGATGAGGAGGACTATGATGAAGATGTACCACctggagatgaggaggaagaaggagaagaggaagatgaagatgagaaTGAGGAAGAGGACGACGACGACCTCAGTGGAGAG gaggaagaggaggaagacttGAATGACAAAGAGGttgacgatgacgatgaag aagaAGAGCGAGGCCAGAAGAGGAAAAGGGAACTGGATGAAGAaggggaggaggatgaagacgaTTGA
- the anp32a gene encoding acidic leucine-rich nuclear phosphoprotein 32 family member A isoform X2 produces MDMKKRIHLELRNRTPSDVKELVLDNCRSNEGKIEGLTDEFEELEFLSTINVGLTTVAHLPKLKKLKKLELSDNRISGGLEVLAEKCPNLTHLNLSGNKIKDLSTIGPLKELAALKSLDLFNCEVTNLNEYRDNVFKLLPQLTYLDGYDKDDKEAPDSDGEVYAEGLDDEEEDEDDEEDYDEDVPPGDEEEEGEEEDEDENEEEDDDDLSGEEEEEEDLNDKEVDDDDEEEERGQKRKRELDEEGEEDEDD; encoded by the exons ATGGACATGAAGAAGAGGATCCATCTAGAGTTGCGGAACCGCACTCCGTCGGAC GTCAAAGAACTTGTGCTGGACAACTGTCGCTCAAATGAAGGCAAGATTGAAGGCTTGACAGATGAATTTGAGGAGCTGGAATTCCTGAGCACAATCAATGTAGGTCTCACGACAGTTGCCCACTTGCCGAAGCTAAAGAAACTCAAAAAG CTTGAACTCAGCGATAACAGGATCTCGGGAGGGCTGGAGGTTCTAGCGGAGAAATGTCCCAACCTCACACATCTCAACCTCAGCGGCAACAAAATAAAAGACCTCAGCACAATAGGACCACTG AAAGAACTGGCGGCCCTGAAAAGCTTAGATCTGTTTAACTGTGAAGTGACAAACCTGAACGAATACAGAGACAACGTGTTCAAGTTATTACCACAGCTCACGTACCTGGATGGATACGACAAAGACGACAAAGAGGCACCTGATTCTGACGGCGAGGTTTATGCAGAAGGCTtggatgatgaagaggaggatgaagatg ATGAGGAGGACTATGATGAAGATGTACCACctggagatgaggaggaagaaggagaagaggaagatgaagatgagaaTGAGGAAGAGGACGACGACGACCTCAGTGGAGAG gaggaagaggaggaagacttGAATGACAAAGAGGttgacgatgacgatgaag aagaAGAGCGAGGCCAGAAGAGGAAAAGGGAACTGGATGAAGAaggggaggaggatgaagacgaTTGA